Genomic DNA from Dysidea avara chromosome 10, odDysAvar1.4, whole genome shotgun sequence:
TAACACCACggccactatatatatatttatgacaCTGACTAGCTACTGCAATTCTGTAATACCGGAATAGACGAATAGTCTTGATGCAAGTGCATTGTTGGGTGATAAATACGTAGCTATAATATGAGTTACATCCAACTTCAGTTGGTTACATCAGTGCTAtatatacccctggagggtacTGATGATTGATGTTAAATAGTGATAAaggtcctacagaccttcagcacttgttctgtaaagcattattaaataCTAAACTATAGTGTCCactggttctacttggggtacttagagataatgaattactctctagaattcctatggatataattacatgaaaataacaaggataACACATCCTGACCAtgcacctggtagactcctgtaagcattcgagcgtaaatcggatggctgtaggttcgaggccacctaggtccagtcatggatttttctcctttctccaacttttcaaacacaccttaagtagctaaagtctttgagcaggctgtaggaccaggtgtcctacagaccctcacaggcctgccaacctggaaagtaaaaaaatctcgagatttctgtacctttattgtagtattgcagtgtgtagtaaaaaaaaactggtagatgctatgctgagaccaaaaaaaaaaaaaaggtctcgactttttaactaggcgcacgcccacagccgggctgtgggcgtgcgcctggtttactgaaattgttttcgtaaaagtgtgtgtgtgtacctatccatctacctatctacctatgtttgtccgtacgcacccacgtgagcaaaatcgtttaataacggtaaaagtagcttttacgtaagaagtagaagtctgtattaaacttttgcacaggtgaactttgctctgaggtggtttcttttcggcggactgaaatacgggtgtggtgactttcctcagactaccttccccttgaggttttcaggcattgagcaactgaaaaacaacggtgcaggcctcgtacactgccaggaatagcctatcgcttcaagttgaaagggggcgtatcccttacgtacgcgaatgaaaatgaagagcagctttgaggctttgtcgagagaatttgtgggaaaaaacacgttagtcacactataaaacagtttagaagatagttttgtgcgtaatatgttggtaaaagcggcttatttaacaaacgcttccttagcagtgcatagcaacgtaattgaacgaattacgaatatttcatgaattacgaaatacgagaaatacctaattatattattgcacaacccaaactaccctattgtaaagtagtaatacatagttggttaattcatagtagtatatactgtctatagttattccagatgagttagctagctgcatggcgcctggtttttagaagtagcacaacatcaacttgttaaacTTGAAATCCGTGACATTTGCGCTACAAACCGTGAGATTCTAGCAACGAAGGTTAGTGAAACCGTGAtactcacggtaaacccgtgagagttggcaggcctgcctTCAGCAAGAAGAACGGCCATGCCGAATATAGGAGTTTAAAATCAAATtcaaattcaattcaattcagcacttgtgctgtaaagcattattaaataaataaaatagtcAGTCTCGCCGGGCATGGCCCGACCGCTATTTTATCTACAGAAGGCGGCTCCGCTAAACCATGCAAGAACCAACCATATGCTGGCGTCTGGCATCACAGCAAATACTGTTGTTACAATTGTAGAATTGTAAACAGGACAAGTGGAATCCCTAGCTACAAAAAGCTCACGTGATGAGTGCAAAGTCTCTGTCACGAAATTACGAGGCTTCCTCCCCTACTACCATAAAACTAACTGATTTAGCTACTCGACAATGAATGAAAGGCCTTAAAATAGTACAGTACAACAATGACAACTAAACAGTGGGTCGTTATCAAGTGTTTCTTATTACAGACAATTTTTGGGATCGTCACTGCAGTAGGAGAGCCGAGTTTCACAGCTTCTCATCACGAAATACAAGCAGATATTTTTGCTACAATTTGTTCGTTTGCTTTGTGCAGTTCAGAGGATTATTATTCTGTGTTCAGAGAGAGGGATGGATCACCTGCAAATGCTACAAGTACGTTAATAGTCATAGCTAGCTACGTTTAGACAGCTaacattatagctatagctcGTATAGTGCTACGTAATAATAGTACGTTGCCTTTATTCATTAATGACTTTGTAAGCActatattatatagctagctacattagtAACAGAGTGCACATAACTGTAGTTTGAGATATCTATAGCTGCATACAAATGTATGGGCTGCCGATAGCTCATAGCTAAACCACTGATGAACCTCTGCATGCTTGTTGCATATATTACATTGATTCAGTATTGCTAGGATTTCCATAAGACTGTGTACTATGTGTTTCTGTTTGCATATCAGCTCAACTGATACCGAATATCAACTTGGAAGAGGCACATGATATCGAGTGTGACACACATTGTCCACTAAATGACAACACCAGTGTCCTTTGGTGTATTCACCTGCTGACTATCAAATATGAAGTGCGCCTGTGTCTGAATGAGACTGATCAATTCTTGTCCTCAGCTGCTAGTGTGATACGATTTAATAACCGACTTGATATTGACTTGGGATACTACTTCTCAGTGAGCAACACAACACTTCATGTTGAACAGGTCTCTATCTTACTGAAACATGCTTATGCTGGGTGTATGGTGAATTCTGGATCATGTGAGAGTGCAGCATATTACAGCATTGGTGTAGGAAGTAAGTTCTGCTGGGGTGCATATGCACTTGCATCAGTTACatgtaccacacacacacacacacacacacacacacacacacacacacacacacacacacacacacacacacacacacacacacacacacacacacacacacacacacacacacacacacacacacgcatgcacgcacgcacgtacgcacgcacacacacacatgcacacacacatatccaCGAGTCCATGTGTAGTTTGCACATGCTACACTACATAcattcatgtgtgtactgataCATACGACCACAGtgacacactaaacacacattggcatatatacatacaacatattacatgtatatactagCTACAGCATGTCATATAATATATCAGACATATGGCATTATATTCCTTGTGTGTATAGGTACATCCGCTTAGATAACTGTGGTTTCATGTTTATAAAACAAAGTTAGTGTCAATTAAGCTCTACATGTTCATATACATGACATAAGCTTAACTTTAGAAGTGATGTTGGGTGTAAACCTACCTAGCCTATAATGAACACTCCTCAGTGTTGTAGCTATAAAATCTTATATGAGTTTGTTGTACTTATAAGGAATAGTTGTCAAACATTATTATGTTGTGTGGACTCCCTGGTGAGATGACAGTCACATTTCAATGCTATTAATGTACCCATCCCTTTCTTTGTACACAGATTCTGCAGGATCAGAAACACACCTCACTTCAATCTCAGAATTTCCAATAGCTGGTGGAGACCTGACTTTGTTCCTTGGGGATAGTGTAAACCTTACATGCTCTGGTGTTATAGCTAGAGGGCTAACACAATTGTTCTGGTTCTATGACAGCGGTGCTGCTGTGTGTCCAGTAAGAGAGAATCCTTTTTGTGTCTCTTATAATATCACCTCATGTCAAACATCGGGACCTGTCCTGCGTAATTGTCCAATTGATGTGAGGGGTGGCAGACGCTGCAAACCTTCCAGAGTACACTCCTACAACTACAACACTGTAGAaaattgcatatatggttttcTGAAATCTACAGCCATGATGAGAATTGATAACGTGACATGGTCAGATGGAGGTGCATACACATGCCGGCCCACTACAGGAAATGTAATGAGGACCATGAATGTGACTATAGGTTAGTACTTTTAGCCTATAGCTTCTAATTGTTAACCTTCTAGTCTTTGTACAGTGCTATAAAAGTACGATAATTGTGGTTTTCTTCTTCTCTTTTTCCAGAAATGAAACCAATTTTTATTAGTTTTCCCACCAACATTAGTCAAGTTATTAATGAAGGAAGTAGTAACATGTACAATTGTACTGTGACCAGTAGCAATCGTACTACAGTACAGTGGCTGTTCAAAGGTGTGGCTGTTCCAGAGTGCGATGATAATAATACAATGTTTCAAAACATTTGTGATGTTACAAACCAAAAAATGATATGCACCACCAGAAATATATCAATGGCAGAAAATTTTATATTAGTATCTTCTCTAAACTTGCACATCTGTAACATGACTGTCAAAAGTTCTGGCGAGTACACCTGTGTAGTACAAGGAATAGATAACAGAGTTATATACCAGAACAAGCTGACTGTAAAACAGACCATTGAAGTTTCTGTGAAGCCGACTTTGGGTGACATAGACAACCGTGATGGTGCTAGTGATGTAGACAACCATGATGGTGCCAGTGACGTAGTTGTTTGGATAGTTAGTGCTACTGCTATTCTCATATTTGTCACGAGCATTTTCATGATTGGAGTAGTAACTAAACTGTTGTGTTATATGAAGAAACATCAAACTGTGAGTATGCAGATAAACACAAATCATTATGATATTGAATTAGCTGTACCGACAACAATTAAGAAAGATGATGAATGGGAATTTCCCAGAGAAAATCTAAAGTTACTGCAGAAACTAGGTAAGAGCATGTTGATAATATAACATGTGTAATGACATAATTGAATAGATGTTGGTAATTTTGGTCAAGTGTTGAAAGCAAAGGCTGAGGGAATAGTCCCAGATTCTCCACACATTAACATTGTTGCTGTCAAACAAAGCAAAGGTACACTCCTTGATAATTAACTGAGACCTAATTTAATTTCTATAAACATGCTATTGTAGATGCTGTAGAATCAGGTGATACATTCTGCTCCAACTTGTGGCATGAGTTGGAAATAATGAAGAAGATCGAAGCACATCCGAACATTTGTAACTTGCTAGCCTGTTGCACCAAGGATGGTAAGCACATATAATTTAATATTCACACCTGCTTGTGACTCACAATTGTCATACAAGTTCAAACGTAAGATCACAATAGTCCAATAGCATGCACAGCCAAATTAAATGTAGGAAGAGTACGTTGATTTAACCTCATAAGATTTCAGCCTGAGAAGACTAACATGCAATAAAGCATTGCACTGGTTGCATCAAGTCAACAGCAGCAATCAAGATTGTCCTAATGTACACGCATATGTGGGCTCTGTTTGTGTTATTCTTAAAGAAATCTTTGAACTGGTGTGTGAGCTACAATGGGTTGGGTTGTTTTGTCAATAGGAATAAGAACAAATCTCCAGTCCACAAATCAGTCTACAATTAACATAGTGACACTGTCAAACTTTTATTTATAATTCCAGCCATCCAATTTGATTAATATATAGATAGGGTTTGAATGGTCTATACTGACAGTGCAAATGTTGCATTGTAATTATAGCAGCCATAGGCTGTATATACATATCTATTGGGAAATCAGGTACACTATAATATGAATTTGTAAACAATCGGCTTCAGTTTATTAAATTCTTTACTTACTGGTCCACAACCATGTGCAGACACATAATTGTGCTACAACTACATTGTATTTGCTTCTCCTGTAGGTGGTCCATTGTGTATTGTAGTGGAATATGCAATGTATGGTAAACTAAAGGATTGCTTGTTAGAATGCAAAAGAGTCGTAACTCACAGTAGCCACCTACCTATCCACATTGCAAACACCACGGAGCCTGCGCTACACAGCAGAAAGAGACTCTTAAGAACTGTACAAGTACAATTCTCATCAACCAGCTCTGGATATGGAAGTATGATTGGTAAATACTCAACTGAGAGTCAGGGTAGTATAGGTAGTACCAGCCACTCCCAAGAGTCACAAGATAATTTGTACTCTAGTTCAGTAGAAACTATGGCAACCGATGGAGTGTTTGAAATTACATCAGATTATAGAAATGTATGTAGTGATGAAACAGAAGACAAGTTTCAACCTAATACAGAGTTTACTTGTGAATATATTAATTCTCCTGGACTAATTTATGAAGAAGATGTGATTAATTTTGCTTTACAGATTGCTAGTGGAATGGAACATCTCGAAAAACTTAAGGTATAAAACAGTtgacatattattattacatgtaGTTCTAAATTTTGTCTCATTTAGATTGTGCACAGAGATGTGGCAGCGCGTAACATTCTAATAGCTGAAGATTTTTGTCTCAAAATTTGTGATTTTGGAATGGCCAAAGATGTACAGGAAAGTGAATGCTACAGGAAACTGGATGAGGTAAACAAATCGATACACACTCAACTTTAACAAAAATGCTATACTTAAATCTGTTGCAGGAAATCATACCAGTGAAATGGACTGCTATAGAGGCTTTAAAagataaaattttcacaaacaAAAGTGACATGTAAGTGCATACAGAGAAATTGTGCAAAGTATTTTTATGCATTGCTTACCACCATCCAGATGGTCATATGGAATTGTACTATGGGAGATATGTTCTTATGGTAAGTGTTAAGTGTATAGTGTGTACTTTACTGAACCCATTTCTTTATAATAGGACAATCACCATTTCAAGGTTTCAACATTGAGCAAGACTGGCAAAATTTCATTGAATATTTGCTACAAGGAAACTGCTTGGAGAAGCCCGCAGGATGCAGGGACTTCTTGTAAGACATATACATCCTCAGTGATCTTTTGATTACTATTGTGATGTAGGTATGACATAATGAAGGAATGCTGGAATGTCAATCCAAATAGACGACCAAATTTTAGTGAAATTGTCACTGAACTAAAATCATTCTACTGTGCAGAGCTTAAATAGCACACAAcgacacacatacatgtactcaACTTTCCTGACAATGTCACACACGGACATCTAGACTGCACTGTATTTTATTAGGCAGTGAACTGaatcataattatgtatgtatgtatggatgTATGCTGTTACCATAACAAGTGTTTATACTGCTAAGAGAGAACCGTGAGCGTACCCATTTTATGTGTTTGTtgcatatgtgcatgtgtgttttaGAATCTGAAAGGCTGAAATTATTCTGTTGTGACTATTACAATTAGAATCCACATGGTTGTTATAATCTGGGCAGCCTGGAAATGTTATCTGAGCCATGCAGAAACACCATTTGATGTGGCCAGCACATTTAGTGTACCAATTACAACAATACTTTATATTGTTTGCACACATACAAAATTAGATAATTACCTTTGATTAAAATTTTGGCTTGAAAGGAATTTGTTTTGCTACAATGTAGACAACATGTTACCTTTCTGGTGTATGTGCATGTGAGGTGATTGAATGTGGCATGCCCAGAGAAACATGTAGCTGCGAGTAAGTTAGCTGAGACGTATGTATACTTTTAATGTgcactgcacacacacgcacacacaaaagcaaaaccTTTGACTACCATACAGCACGGTCACACCTACCAGTGAACCAGCAATGGGACATGTACAACTGTGCACTACTCTCTCTCAGTACTGTAGTACTATGCAGGCAGATCTtgtcacacatacatgcatgcacacacaccggCACATATACATACCCAAAATATAATGGGATACCTCTCAATAAGGATCACTATACATCTGGTGATTGTGATCTCGTTGTTGGTATCAACACTACAccataactattatataataataaataatagatGTATTGACAGTATTGTTTTGTCTATTGTAGCATGGATTCTGTTAAGGGTGGTCTCATCTGGATCACCATATAAGTACATGCATCCTCACCTCTAGATAATATCATGCTACTAATTAAACTGCAAAATGAGCGCATTGTCACAGCCTAGTAAAATACAGACCCTTGCCACACTGGAACCAAGCTTATTGATTATTATAAGTATCCAGTGATGCTTGATAAACTCCAAGGGAATAGATCTTTAATGTACCAGACTAATGGTTTACATGGTATATTCTTCATGTACACTATATAACTGTTCAGATTTTGCAGCCAAAAATACTACTTATTAAAGAAGCCATGCATGAGCTGAAGTAAACCTTCAGCTGTGTTTAGGACGACATGACCAGGCTGGAATGAAAGAGCAGCTAACTGACTGTACACTACATGTATATTCTGTACTGTAAAGCATTTTATACTGACTGTAGTACCCCATGAAAGCTTAAATAATCTGGCATACAAGTAAATCAATGTCAGGCC
This window encodes:
- the LOC136268631 gene encoding fibroblast growth factor receptor homolog 1-like isoform X2; the protein is MKGLKITIFGIVTAVGEPSFTASHHEIQADIFATICSFALCSSEDYYSVFRERDGSPANATTQLIPNINLEEAHDIECDTHCPLNDNTSVLWCIHLLTIKYEVRLCLNETDQFLSSAASVIRFNNRLDIDLGYYFSVSNTTLHVEQVSILLKHAYAGCMVNSGSCESAAYYSIGVGNSAGSETHLTSISEFPIAGGDLTLFLGDSVNLTCSGVIARGLTQLFWFYDSGAAVCPVRENPFCVSYNITSCQTSGPVLRNCPIDVRGGRRCKPSRVHSYNYNTVENCIYGFLKSTAMMRIDNVTWSDGGAYTCRPTTGNVMRTMNVTIEMKPIFISFPTNISQVINEGSSNMYNCTVTSSNRTTVQWLFKGVAVPECDDNNTMFQNICDVTNQKMICTTRNISMAENFILVSSLNLHICNMTVKSSGEYTCVVQGIDNRVIYQNKLTVKQTIEVSVKPTLGDIDNRDGASDVDNHDGASDVVVWIVSATAILIFVTSIFMIGVVTKLLCYMKKHQTVSMQINTNHYDIELAVPTTIKKDDEWEFPRENLKLLQKLDVGNFGQVLKAKAEGIVPDSPHINIVAVKQSKDAVESGDTFCSNLWHELEIMKKIEAHPNICNLLACCTKDGGPLCIVVEYAMYGKLKDCLLECKRVVTHSSHLPIHIANTTEPALHSRKRLLRTVQVQFSSTSSGYGSMIGKYSTESQGSIGSTSHSQESQDNLYSSSVETMATDGVFEITSDYRNVCSDETEDKFQPNTEFTCEYINSPGLIYEEDVINFALQIASGMEHLEKLKIVHRDVAARNILIAEDFCLKICDFGMAKDVQESECYRKLDEEIIPVKWTAIEALKDKIFTNKSDIWSYGIVLWEICSYGQSPFQGFNIEQDWQNFIEYLLQGNCLEKPAGCRDFLYDIMKECWNVNPNRRPNFSEIVTELKSFYCAELK
- the LOC136268631 gene encoding fibroblast growth factor receptor homolog 1-like isoform X1, with amino-acid sequence MTTKQWVVIKCFLLQTIFGIVTAVGEPSFTASHHEIQADIFATICSFALCSSEDYYSVFRERDGSPANATTQLIPNINLEEAHDIECDTHCPLNDNTSVLWCIHLLTIKYEVRLCLNETDQFLSSAASVIRFNNRLDIDLGYYFSVSNTTLHVEQVSILLKHAYAGCMVNSGSCESAAYYSIGVGNSAGSETHLTSISEFPIAGGDLTLFLGDSVNLTCSGVIARGLTQLFWFYDSGAAVCPVRENPFCVSYNITSCQTSGPVLRNCPIDVRGGRRCKPSRVHSYNYNTVENCIYGFLKSTAMMRIDNVTWSDGGAYTCRPTTGNVMRTMNVTIEMKPIFISFPTNISQVINEGSSNMYNCTVTSSNRTTVQWLFKGVAVPECDDNNTMFQNICDVTNQKMICTTRNISMAENFILVSSLNLHICNMTVKSSGEYTCVVQGIDNRVIYQNKLTVKQTIEVSVKPTLGDIDNRDGASDVDNHDGASDVVVWIVSATAILIFVTSIFMIGVVTKLLCYMKKHQTVSMQINTNHYDIELAVPTTIKKDDEWEFPRENLKLLQKLDVGNFGQVLKAKAEGIVPDSPHINIVAVKQSKDAVESGDTFCSNLWHELEIMKKIEAHPNICNLLACCTKDGGPLCIVVEYAMYGKLKDCLLECKRVVTHSSHLPIHIANTTEPALHSRKRLLRTVQVQFSSTSSGYGSMIGKYSTESQGSIGSTSHSQESQDNLYSSSVETMATDGVFEITSDYRNVCSDETEDKFQPNTEFTCEYINSPGLIYEEDVINFALQIASGMEHLEKLKIVHRDVAARNILIAEDFCLKICDFGMAKDVQESECYRKLDEEIIPVKWTAIEALKDKIFTNKSDIWSYGIVLWEICSYGQSPFQGFNIEQDWQNFIEYLLQGNCLEKPAGCRDFLYDIMKECWNVNPNRRPNFSEIVTELKSFYCAELK